A single Bufo bufo chromosome 6, aBufBuf1.1, whole genome shotgun sequence DNA region contains:
- the GPR26 gene encoding G-protein coupled receptor 26, whose product MELWGVFGFSLQVVLIVAAALSNGMVLICFLGCADLRGQVPGLFTLNLTLCNLLLTAINMPLTLVGAVRGHQPGGEGLCRAVGFLETFLTSNSMLSMAALSIDRWVAVVFPLSYHSKMRYQDAAVILLYSWIHSLSFPIVALCLSWVGFHHTYGSCTLHSKNHEEGTSFLAFMVLFHLLSFFLTLLVLCVTYLQVLKVARSHCRRIDVITMQTLVLLVDLHPSVRQRCLEEQKRRRQRATTKIITFIGTFLLCFTPYVITRLVDISSSATISSQWGIISRCLAYSKALSDPFVYCLTRNQYKSCCRDMLNKLLKRSSGNTVQRANSYVGHMVPTTSD is encoded by the exons ATGGAGCTGTGGGGGGTTTTTGGCTTCTCCCTTCAGGTTGTGCTCAtagtggctgctgcgctgtccaaCGGGATGGTGCTGATCTGCTTCCTGGGCTGCGCGGACCTCCGGGGGCAGGTGCCCGGCTTGTTCACCCTCAACCTCACCCTGTGCAACCTGCTGCTCACTGCCATCAACATGCCCCTGACCCTGGTGGGCGCTGTGCGGGGTCACCAGCCCGGGGGTGAGGGGCTCTGCAGGGCTGTGGGCTTTTTGGAAACTTTCTTGACCAGTAACTCCATGCTGAGCATGGCTGCCCTGAGCATTGACCGCTGGGTGGCCGTGGTGTTCCCTCTCAGCTACCACTCAAAGATGAGGTATCAGGACGCTGCTGTCATCCTCCTCTACTCCTGGATCCACTCCTtgtccttccccatagtggccctctgCCTCTCCTGGGTGGGCTTCCACCACACCTATGGCTCCTGCACCCTCCACAGCAAGAACCACGAAGAGGGGACCTCCTTCTTGGCTTTTATGGTCCTGTTTCACCTGCTCAGCTTCTTCCTGACCCTCCTGGTGCTGTGTGTCACCTACCTGCAGGTGCTGAAGGTTGCTCGATCCCACTGCAGAAGGATTGATGTGATCACAATGCAAACTCTGGTCCTGCTGGTAGATCTGCACCCCAG TGTCAGACAGAGATGCCTGGAGGAGCAGAAAAGGAGAAGGCAGCGAGCAACCACAAAAATCATCACATTCATTGGGACATTTCTGCTTTGTTTCACTCCATATGTAATCACTAG GTTGGTTGACATCTCTTCATCCGCCACCATCAGTTCCCAGTGGGGCATCATCAGTCGGTGTTTGGCCTACAGCAAAGCATTGTCAGACCCATTTGTATACTGTCTGACACGCAATCAGTATAAAAGCTGCTGCCGGGACATGCTCAACAAACTCCTCAAACGTAGTTCTGGCAACACTGTCCAAAGGGCCAATTCTTACGTAGGACACATGGTGCCAACAACCTCTGATTAA